A region of Mesorhizobium sp. AR02 DNA encodes the following proteins:
- a CDS encoding trimethylamine methyltransferase family protein has translation MSEHAAVDQEASNARRGRAASGGAAARRAARSGGGPGTQLTYIKRKINVYEVLDEEGLALIEKNTDTVLEEIGIIFRDDAEALQLWKEAGADVKGERVHFPKGLCRSLLKTAPSVYTQHARNAERSVQIGGNATVFAPVYGPPFVRDLDGVRRYATIEDFQNFVKLAYMAPSIHHSGGTVCEPVDVPVNKRHLDMIYSHIKYSDKPFMGSVTAPERAEDTVAMAKLVFGDDFVENNTVLTSLINANSPMVFDETMLGALKVYSRHNQACIVTPFILAGAMSPVTVAGTLTQVLAEVLAGASFTQLIRPGAPVLFGTFASSISMQSGAPTFGTPEPSLVSYGAAQLARRLGLPFRTGGSLCASKVPDAQAAYESANTLNSTILAGTNFVLHSAGWLEGGLASCYEKFMMDIDQLGMTQKFSEGVDLSENGQAMDAIRQVGPGSHYLGCDHTQANFQTAFYRSNIADNNSYEQWLAEGEKTAPQRANELARRWLESYEAPYLDLSIDEALKEFIAKKKGSMPDAFT, from the coding sequence ATGAGCGAACACGCGGCAGTCGACCAGGAAGCGTCAAACGCACGGCGTGGACGCGCTGCCAGCGGCGGCGCGGCGGCAAGGCGCGCAGCGCGTTCGGGCGGTGGCCCCGGCACGCAGCTCACCTACATCAAGCGCAAGATCAACGTCTATGAGGTGCTCGACGAGGAAGGCCTGGCGCTGATCGAGAAGAACACCGACACGGTGCTCGAAGAGATCGGCATCATCTTCCGTGACGACGCGGAAGCGCTTCAGCTGTGGAAAGAGGCCGGCGCCGACGTCAAGGGCGAGCGCGTGCATTTCCCGAAGGGGCTTTGCCGTTCGCTGCTGAAGACCGCGCCGTCCGTCTACACCCAGCATGCCCGCAATGCCGAGCGCTCGGTGCAGATCGGCGGCAATGCTACTGTCTTCGCGCCGGTCTATGGCCCGCCCTTCGTGCGCGATCTGGACGGCGTCAGGCGCTATGCGACGATCGAGGATTTCCAGAATTTCGTGAAGCTCGCCTATATGGCGCCGTCGATCCACCATTCGGGTGGCACGGTCTGCGAGCCGGTCGATGTGCCGGTCAACAAGCGCCATCTCGACATGATCTACAGCCACATCAAATATTCCGACAAGCCGTTCATGGGCTCGGTCACCGCACCGGAGCGTGCCGAGGATACGGTGGCGATGGCCAAGCTCGTGTTCGGCGACGATTTCGTCGAAAACAACACGGTGCTGACCAGCCTGATCAACGCCAACTCGCCGATGGTGTTCGACGAGACCATGCTTGGCGCCCTGAAAGTCTATTCGCGCCACAACCAGGCCTGCATCGTTACGCCGTTCATCCTGGCCGGCGCGATGAGCCCGGTGACGGTCGCCGGCACGCTGACGCAGGTCCTGGCCGAAGTGTTGGCCGGCGCGTCGTTCACGCAGTTGATCCGGCCGGGCGCGCCGGTGCTGTTCGGCACCTTCGCCTCGTCGATCTCCATGCAGTCGGGTGCACCGACCTTCGGCACGCCGGAGCCGTCGCTGGTTTCTTATGGCGCCGCCCAACTCGCACGCCGGCTCGGCCTGCCGTTCCGCACCGGCGGTTCGCTCTGCGCATCCAAGGTGCCGGATGCTCAAGCGGCCTATGAAAGCGCCAACACGCTGAACTCGACGATCCTTGCCGGCACCAACTTTGTCCTCCACTCGGCCGGCTGGCTCGAGGGTGGGCTGGCGTCCTGCTATGAAAAGTTCATGATGGACATCGACCAGCTCGGCATGACGCAGAAATTCTCCGAAGGCGTCGACCTGTCGGAGAACGGCCAGGCGATGGATGCCATCCGCCAGGTCGGGCCGGGCAGCCACTATCTCGGCTGCGACCACACCCAGGCCAATTTCCAGACCGCCTTCTACCGCTCCAACATTGCCGACAACAATTCCTACGAACAGTGGCTGGCCGAGGGCGAGAAGACCGCGCCGCAGCGCGCCAACGAACTCGCCCGCCGCTGGCTGGAAAGCTATGAAGCGCCGTATCTCGATCTGAGCATCGACGAAGCGCTGAAGGAGTTCATCGCCAAGAAGAAGGGGTCGATGCCCGACGCCTTCACTTGA